A stretch of Ipomoea triloba cultivar NCNSP0323 chromosome 13, ASM357664v1 DNA encodes these proteins:
- the LOC116001875 gene encoding stress-response A/B barrel domain-containing protein HS1, translated as MAEVKHIVLGKFKDGIPQEEIDQLIKQYANLVNLIQPMKSFRWGKDVSIENLHQGFTHVFESTFESCEGVAEYIAHPDHVEYASKLLPQLEKVLIIDYKPAPVQL; from the exons ATGGCGGAAGTGAAGCACATTGTGTTGGGCAAGTTCAAAGATGGGATCCCCCAAGAAGAGATCGATCAGCTTATCAAGCAATATGCTAATCTCGTCAATCTCATCCAACCCATGAAGTCTTTCCGCTG GGGTAAAGATGTAAGCATAGAGAACCTTCACCAAGGCTTCACTCATGTGTTTGAATCGACTTTCGAGAGCTGTGAAGGTGTTGCTGAGTACATTGCTCATCCGGATCATGTTGAGTACGCGAGCAAACTCCTTCCGCAATTGGAGAAAGTTCTCATCATTGACTACAAGCCTGCACCCGTCCAGCTCTGA